The Dioscorea cayenensis subsp. rotundata cultivar TDr96_F1 chromosome 11, TDr96_F1_v2_PseudoChromosome.rev07_lg8_w22 25.fasta, whole genome shotgun sequence genomic interval gggtTGACCTTATTTTGATCTTACAATATcactctatgttttttttcctttaatgtGCTCTGAATACACTGTCATCTCagatttagaatatatataatgaacTTATATGTTAACTTTGGTGCTTCATGACTGACATCACCACAATGTTTGTGGTACCACACTTGTGCCCACTGATTCTGCTTGTCTGGTTGAGTCAGCTATTAATATTTCAGtctctttaatttattaagcTTCAAATTGCTCATATCATTTTTTGTGTTGCTTTTTTGCCAATGACTGCATTGatcttattttcataatttgttttacaggtttttttttaataattatatctgTGTTTCGGGTCTATAAACTTGAATTAGACAGGGCACTTTTCTTTTGTCAGTGTTATGGAGAATATGTTAGCGGGAAAATCACTGATGACCAACGCATGAGTGTTGTACGCAATTCATGCCCAGGAGCAGGGGCTTGTGGTGGCATGTATACTGCCAACACTATGGCATCTGCTATTGAAGCAATGGGCATGTCTCTTCCTTATAGGTAAGTTTAATGCAGAAGCTGGCCTATGGTTCTTGAACTCCCTAAACTTAGGCAACTTGAgcctaatttattattttccctAATTCTATAAAGCTCATCTACACCTGCTGAAGACCCACTTAAGCTAGACGAGTGCCGTTTAGTTGGGAAGTATCTTTTGAACTTGTTGGAAATGGACCTGAAACCTCGAGACATCATCACTGAGAAATCAATAAGAAACGCAATGAGAATTGTGATGGCGCTTGGTGGGTCTACCAATGCTGTGCTGCATTTGATTGCTATAGCAAGGTGGTAGACTTACTCTCCATGTGTATCAGATTTAGACTCATAGGTGCCTGCTAATAGTTGCCCTCCTTTCAGGTCTGTAGGTTTGAGTTTGACTCTTGATGATTTTCAAAAGATTAGTGATGAAGTCCCTTTTCTTGCGGATCTCAAACCTAGTGGTAAATATGTGATGGAAGACTTACATAAGGTATGCGCATTGATAGGAATCATCCTTATGTTGGATGATGCTTAGGTGTTGCAGAAGCACAAATAAATTCAGTTTTTGCTGTTGTTTGACTTAGCGACCAATATAATAGATTGGAGGAACACCTGCTGTGATTCGGTTACTTTTGGAGGAGGGATTTTTGGATGGGGATTGTGTGACAGGCAGGTGTTATTATCTTTATACATGGTTATGTTTCTTTCGGTCTAGTTAATGGCACGTCTTTGTTTTTGCAGTTACTGGTAAGTCTCTTGCGGAAAATGCTAAACTTGTTCCTGGTTTGGCCGAAGGTCAGCAAATAATAAGGCCATTATCCAATCCCATCAAGGCAACAGGACACATCCAAATACTGTATGGAAATATTGCTCCTGAGGGTTCTGTAGCCAAAATTACTGGCAAAGAAGGACTATATTTCTCTGGTAAGTTGGCTGTCATTTGATGCCCAATTGGTTTCTCTACCTTAAAacttaatgagattgatgaacaGGTCCTGCTCTTGTGTTTGAGGGTGAGGAGTCAATGATTGCTGCAATTTCAGAAAATCCGATGAATTTCAAGGTATGGCTGGAAACAATATGCCTATATTTCACGTTGTAGATTGCAAAACAAccttctattttattaaattctaaCGAAAAGTATTTCCTTCTGCCTATGATGAATTGATTTcacttttacttgtttttcgtTGCTATTATAGGGCAAAGTTGTAGTTATAAGAGGCGAGGGACCCAAGGGTGGACCAGGCATGCCTGAAATGTTAACACCAACAAGTGCAATAATGGGAGCTGGTCTTGGGAAggtattgttatttttcatatggATGTGTTTTCATTGGTGTTAGAACATGCTTGATCAGCTGTGTTATATTCCTAAACTGATGAACCCTTGATAATTTGAAGTCTAAAATTCATCATGTAATATTGGTCTGATTGGGTTCGAAATTTAAGTTGATCTACTCtatttgaatgtttttgtttagttaatATCTTTTCCTTTGAATGCTTTATCTCTTTAGTTTGGCCTTGAATGTATTTTCTCTTTCCCTGTAGGAATGTGCCTTGTTGACAGATGGTAGGTTCTCCGGAGGCATCTCATGGATATGTTGTCGGTCATATATGTCCTGAATCACAGGTACTTCAACTTTCTTTGACTATTTTCATCATCCATTATTTTGCACTTTAATTCATCAGAATATCTGATAAGCAAGGATTTTTCTCTCTTAAGCACAATAAACCAAGTGCATTCTTAGTTAAATTGTTCGCAAAGATGTTTGTTGAATCTAAAGAGTAAGTGTGAGCCACTGATTGTAAATGACGGAACACTTTTTACAGGAAGGTGGTCCAATTGGTCTTGTCCAAAATGGAGATATAATCACAATTGACATACAGAAAAGAAGAATGGATGTTCAACTGACCGAAGAACAGTTGGCAGAGAGGAGAAGGCATTGGACTCCACCTGCATATAAGGCCTCAAGAGGAGTTCTATATAAGGTAGCATCAAAACTCTGAAATATGCCATTGCCTTCGCtatcatttcatttgtttttctgaatTATTTCTTCCTTTCTATCTCAGTACATCAAAGAATGTGACGTCTGCGTCGAATGGGTGTGTGACCGATGAATAGGTATGCGAAATCCTCCTACAACACAGGTACTTCAACCGGTTTTTCGGCTCTACAAACTTATGCAGAGGAGCAGAGTTCCATATAGAGCAGCTCAGAATTTCAGTTTCTTTGTAGCTAAACTAGTggtttaattttcatttaaagcTTTAGCCAGAACTCAGTTGTGTTCAGTTCTTTCTTGCTTGCATTTGTTTGGCTCAGACTTAGCTGGTATTATTAGACCATTGTTGGGATTGAATGTCTTATTGTTGGACTGTTGTTTATGCTGATGAaagtcattatttatttatttatttattttcttttaacacATGCATTctatgatttaagtttgttttatttttttaagaatagcttattctgtgtttttttttaatcaattttttggttattgagggaaattattttttagcttATGATATACTTTTCAACTTTACCGATCATTTTTTCCAacattttctcatgtttttcatttttttaaagttattttcTAATCAATCCTCGTggagttattattttttgtaaatactGAAAATGAAAATCTCTGTTGAGGTTTTTcagatgtttgatgaaaattaGTTCAATGaagtttatccaattttttttttttttaaactaagaAACTATGTTGTCATGTTGACCATAAGTGGTGAACTGGCCCGTTAATTTTCATTACGGTAACttttaagaatataattttaataattagatGGGGTTTGTTTGCAAAAGTGTtagaattgttattttattttattttatttttttcagcaCCCTcataaataatactaataatcaaattaaattaaaagaaaatattacctTTATAAAAGGGTTGTTATCCTGAAGAAGGtggttttattaaatatttttaatatataaaatattataaacaatatatatgtttttaaaataatctgGTCAAGCTccaaaatcaaacaactatatattaataagggaaaattaatgatattgatattattactaaatatattattaaaaattcaaaataatttaaataataatcaaccaAAATTAGAGactccaaaaatatataaatatttaatatattctaATAATTGTTTTCAagaaaca includes:
- the LOC120272285 gene encoding LOW QUALITY PROTEIN: dihydroxy-acid dehydratase, chloroplastic (The sequence of the model RefSeq protein was modified relative to this genomic sequence to represent the inferred CDS: deleted 1 base in 1 codon), with product MKSVAISSPSYLGPHRLLHRPSSIRASVSTPEVESSPPPAASPLKLNRYSSRITEPKSQGGSQAVLYGVGLSDEDMKKPQVGISSVWYEGNTCNMHLMQLAEAVREGVREAGMVGFRFNTIGVSDAISMGTRGMCYSLQSRDLIADSIETVMAAQWYDGNVSIPGCDKNMPGTIMAMGRLNRPSIMVYGGTIKPGHFQDHSYDIISAFQCYGEYVSGKITDDQRMSVVRNSCPGAGACGGMYTANTMASAIEAMGMSLPYSSSTPAEDPLKLDECRLVGKYLLNLLEMDLKPRDIITEKSIRNAMRIVMALGGSTNAVLHLIAIARSVGLSLTLDDFQKISDEVPFLADLKPSGKYVMEDLHKIGGTPAVIRLLLEEGFLDGDCVTVTGKSLAENAKLVPGLAEGQQIIRPLSNPIKATGHIQILYGNIAPEGSVAKITGKEGLYFSGPALVFEGEESMIAAISENPMNFKGKVVVIRGEGPKGGPGMPEMLTPTSAIMGAGLGKECALLTDGRFSGGSHGYVVGHICPESQEGGPIGLVQNGDIITIDIQKRRMDVQLTEEQLAERRRHWTPPAYKASRGVLYKYIKECDVCVEWVCDR